From Amphiprion ocellaris isolate individual 3 ecotype Okinawa chromosome 10, ASM2253959v1, whole genome shotgun sequence, one genomic window encodes:
- the LOC111568781 gene encoding chromodomain Y-like protein isoform X1, translated as MATEELYEVERIVDKRKNKKGKVEYLVRWRGYGSEGDTWEPETHLSTCMIYIHEFNRQYTERQRDATLLRSTRSSPSLHCSSAHRLPCRPPLTARGDNSPGVAGDCHKAKAPLGPPPLNPAGPTRPASQQQPDRFSSALMSASPVGSTRRSVDLSKTGIKILVPKSPMSNRLDSEESPSEAAHSLEAGTQEAHLVPPEVALLEKPAGVQLGPGEERARMGTRPRSQNPLPPPRAPITPAAMRSLSGTGNSALMEAVAASRMSGVQSAVAGATSVTGKRRLEERSAFDKRLRFSVRQTESAYRYRDIVVKKQDGFTHILLSTKSSENNTLNPEVMKEIQSAMATAASDDSKLVLLGAVGSVFCCGLDFLYFIRRLTDDRKKESIKMAETIRTFVNTFIQFRKPIVAAVNGPALGLGAALLPLCDVVWANEKAWFQTPYTSYGQTPDACASFTFPRIMGLASANELLLSGRKLTAQEACSKGLVSQVLWPGTFTQEVMLRIKELVMVDSLVLKESKALMRNTSRGALEQANERECEALKRVWGSSQGTDSILQYLQRRTELC; from the exons ATGGCTACGGAGGAGTTGTACGAG GTGGAGCGCATCGTGGACAAGAGGAAGAACAAGAAGGGGAAGGTGGAGTACCTGGTCAGGTGGAGAGGCTACGGCTCCGAGGGTGACACCTGGGAGCCGGAGACTCACCTGTCCACCTGCATGATCTACATCCACGAGTTTAACCGTCAGTACACCGAGCGGCAGAGAGACGCCACGCTGCTGCGCTCCACCCGCAGCTCGCCCAGCCTCCACTGTAGCTCCGCCCACAGGCTGCCCTGCAGGCCGCCGCTCACCGCCCGCGGTGACAACAGCCCAGGTGTAGCTGGAGACTGTCACAAGGCGAAAGCTCCTCTAGGCCCGCCTCCTCTGAACCCCGCAGGACCGACCCGGCCGGCCTCCCAGCAGCAACCCGATAGGTTCAGCAGCGCTCTAATGTCAGCGTCTCCGGTCGGCTCCACCCGCCGCAGTGTAGATCTGTCCAAGACCGGCATCAAGATCCTGGTCCCCAAGAGCCCCATGAGCAACCGCCTGGACTCGGAGGAGTCTCCAAGCGAGGCGGCTCACAGCCTGGAGGCCGGAACTCAGGAAGCTCACCTGGTCCCCCCTGAGGTGGCCCTGCTGGAGAAACCTGCAGGAGTCCAGCTGgggcccggagaagaaagggcCCGCATGGGGACCCGACCCCGTAGCCAGAACCCCCTGCCCCCGCCCCGGGCCCCCATCACCCCCGCTGCCATGCGCTCCCTCAGCGGCACAG GGAACTCTGCGCTGATGGAGGCTGTCGCTGCCAGCAGGATGTCAGGTGTGCAGAGCGCTGTTGCCGGGGCAACTAGTGTGACGGGGAAAAGGCGTCTAGAGGAGCGGTCGGCGTTCGACAAGCGTCTGAGGTTCAGCGTTCGGCAGACGGAGAGCGCCTACCGTTACCGCGACATCGTGGTCAAGAAACAAGACGGCTTCACCCATATCCTGCTGTCCACCAAGAGCTCCGAGAACAACACGCTGAACCCCGAG GTGATGAAGGAGATCCAGAGCGCCATGGCGACGGCGGCGTCGGACGACAGTAAGCTGGTGTTGCTGGGCGCCGTAGGCAGCGTGTTCTGCTGCGGCCTCGACTTCCTGTATTTCATCAGACGCCTGACAGATGACAGGAAGAAGGAGAGCATCAAGATGGCTGAGACCATCAG aacCTTCGTCAACACCTTCATCCAGTTCAGGAAGCCCATCGTGGCGGCGGTCAACGGCCCAGCACTGGGTCTGGGGGCGGCCCTCCTACCGCTGTGTGACGTGGTGTGGGCCAATGAGAAGGCCTGGTTCCAGACGCCGTACACCTCCTACGGCCAGACGCCCGACGCCTGCGCCTCCTTCACCTTCCCCCGCATCATGGGGCTGGCCTCG gccaatgagctgctgctgagcgGCAGGAAGTTGACGGCCCAGGAGGCGTGTTCTAAAGGTCTGGTGTCTCAGGTTCTGTGGCCGGGAACCTTCACCCAGGAGGTGATGCTGAGGATCAAAGAGCTGGTGATGGTCGACTCTCTG gttctgaAGGAGTCCAAAGCCCTGATGAGGAACACCAGCCGCGGTGCTCTGGAACAGGCCAACGAACGCGAGTGTGAAGCCCTGAAGAGAGTCTGGGGCTCGTCTCAGGGCACCGACTCCATCCTGCAGTACCTGCAGAGGAGAACCGAGCTCTGCTAG
- the LOC111568781 gene encoding chromodomain Y-like protein isoform X2 → MIYIHEFNRQYTERQRDATLLRSTRSSPSLHCSSAHRLPCRPPLTARGDNSPGVAGDCHKAKAPLGPPPLNPAGPTRPASQQQPDRFSSALMSASPVGSTRRSVDLSKTGIKILVPKSPMSNRLDSEESPSEAAHSLEAGTQEAHLVPPEVALLEKPAGVQLGPGEERARMGTRPRSQNPLPPPRAPITPAAMRSLSGTGNSALMEAVAASRMSGVQSAVAGATSVTGKRRLEERSAFDKRLRFSVRQTESAYRYRDIVVKKQDGFTHILLSTKSSENNTLNPEVMKEIQSAMATAASDDSKLVLLGAVGSVFCCGLDFLYFIRRLTDDRKKESIKMAETIRTFVNTFIQFRKPIVAAVNGPALGLGAALLPLCDVVWANEKAWFQTPYTSYGQTPDACASFTFPRIMGLASANELLLSGRKLTAQEACSKGLVSQVLWPGTFTQEVMLRIKELVMVDSLVLKESKALMRNTSRGALEQANERECEALKRVWGSSQGTDSILQYLQRRTELC, encoded by the exons ATGATCTACATCCACGAGTTTAACCGTCAGTACACCGAGCGGCAGAGAGACGCCACGCTGCTGCGCTCCACCCGCAGCTCGCCCAGCCTCCACTGTAGCTCCGCCCACAGGCTGCCCTGCAGGCCGCCGCTCACCGCCCGCGGTGACAACAGCCCAGGTGTAGCTGGAGACTGTCACAAGGCGAAAGCTCCTCTAGGCCCGCCTCCTCTGAACCCCGCAGGACCGACCCGGCCGGCCTCCCAGCAGCAACCCGATAGGTTCAGCAGCGCTCTAATGTCAGCGTCTCCGGTCGGCTCCACCCGCCGCAGTGTAGATCTGTCCAAGACCGGCATCAAGATCCTGGTCCCCAAGAGCCCCATGAGCAACCGCCTGGACTCGGAGGAGTCTCCAAGCGAGGCGGCTCACAGCCTGGAGGCCGGAACTCAGGAAGCTCACCTGGTCCCCCCTGAGGTGGCCCTGCTGGAGAAACCTGCAGGAGTCCAGCTGgggcccggagaagaaagggcCCGCATGGGGACCCGACCCCGTAGCCAGAACCCCCTGCCCCCGCCCCGGGCCCCCATCACCCCCGCTGCCATGCGCTCCCTCAGCGGCACAG GGAACTCTGCGCTGATGGAGGCTGTCGCTGCCAGCAGGATGTCAGGTGTGCAGAGCGCTGTTGCCGGGGCAACTAGTGTGACGGGGAAAAGGCGTCTAGAGGAGCGGTCGGCGTTCGACAAGCGTCTGAGGTTCAGCGTTCGGCAGACGGAGAGCGCCTACCGTTACCGCGACATCGTGGTCAAGAAACAAGACGGCTTCACCCATATCCTGCTGTCCACCAAGAGCTCCGAGAACAACACGCTGAACCCCGAG GTGATGAAGGAGATCCAGAGCGCCATGGCGACGGCGGCGTCGGACGACAGTAAGCTGGTGTTGCTGGGCGCCGTAGGCAGCGTGTTCTGCTGCGGCCTCGACTTCCTGTATTTCATCAGACGCCTGACAGATGACAGGAAGAAGGAGAGCATCAAGATGGCTGAGACCATCAG aacCTTCGTCAACACCTTCATCCAGTTCAGGAAGCCCATCGTGGCGGCGGTCAACGGCCCAGCACTGGGTCTGGGGGCGGCCCTCCTACCGCTGTGTGACGTGGTGTGGGCCAATGAGAAGGCCTGGTTCCAGACGCCGTACACCTCCTACGGCCAGACGCCCGACGCCTGCGCCTCCTTCACCTTCCCCCGCATCATGGGGCTGGCCTCG gccaatgagctgctgctgagcgGCAGGAAGTTGACGGCCCAGGAGGCGTGTTCTAAAGGTCTGGTGTCTCAGGTTCTGTGGCCGGGAACCTTCACCCAGGAGGTGATGCTGAGGATCAAAGAGCTGGTGATGGTCGACTCTCTG gttctgaAGGAGTCCAAAGCCCTGATGAGGAACACCAGCCGCGGTGCTCTGGAACAGGCCAACGAACGCGAGTGTGAAGCCCTGAAGAGAGTCTGGGGCTCGTCTCAGGGCACCGACTCCATCCTGCAGTACCTGCAGAGGAGAACCGAGCTCTGCTAG